One genomic window of Coffea eugenioides isolate CCC68of chromosome 1, Ceug_1.0, whole genome shotgun sequence includes the following:
- the LOC113782202 gene encoding receptor-like protein EIX1: MDFKKDLKDPHGRLSSWIHDVDCCKWEGVVCRNRSGRVIQLHLQNPGRDIDDFGDEGISPLSGKISHSLQNLTHLRYLDLSLNDFSRIPIPSFFGSLRSLRHLNLSGAGFQGMVPYQLGNLSSLRTLIVGGEFWLPALRADNLQWLVGLSNLEHLDMSGVNLSLASNWLEVINTIPSLVEIHLPSCGLDLISHQLGRDTFVFHANFSSLTVLDLSGNFLGHLIPRWIFSLTALASLDLSWTSFEGPFPRSPWNLTSLQHLDLSFNYLNCSLPDELIHLNNLISLNLTENQFEGFLDGIWNWSSLTSLDLSYNNFATFLPSQLSTLTALISLYLRSNHFRGSIPSSIANISNLQYLDLSDNNLSSSLPSEVFTSKDLITLDARANHLNGPIPSTVGNCTKLKYLGLNDNALSGSIPSNLGRCTQLKELLLNDNALSGSIPSNLGKLSSLEFWDVSRNKLTRTLPESLGQLSKLKELRIYDNLMEGIVSESHFDNLIALRYFDASGNSLTLRVSASWIPRAQFVTLRLGSWKLGPQFPTWIRSQKILWDLNLSLAGISNTIPPWLFNSSLQFIDLSDNQLHGGLFHILCEVQNENHDLFYLDLGENSLSGEIPDCWMNYPNLIHINLNSNNFTGSIPRSLFHLEDLEYLGLGNNSITGPMTFDFVNHE, from the exons ATGGACTTCAAGAAAGACTTGAAAGATCCTCATGGTAGACTCTCGTCTTGGATTCACGACGTTGATTGCTGCAAATGGGAAGGAGTTGTTTGTCGCAACAGAAGTGGCCGCGTGATTCAACTTCACCTTCAAAATCCTGGTCGTGACATTGATGATTTTGGTGATGAGGGAATATCACCATTAAGCGGTAAAATCAGTCATTCGTTGCAAAATTTGACTCACTTGCGTTACCTTGATCTAAGTCTAAATGATTTCAGTCGAATTCCAATTCCCAGTTTTTTTGGGTCCCTCAGAAGTCTGAGGCACCTGAATTTATCTGGAGCTGGATTTCAAGGGATGGTTCCCTATCAGCTTGGAAACCTTTCAAGTTTACGCACTTTAATTGTCGGCGGAGAATTTTGGTTGCCTGCTCTCCGAGCTGATAACCTGCAATGGTTGGTTGGTCTCTCTAATCTGGAGCACCTAGATATGAGTGGCGTGAACCTTAGTCTAGCGTCTAATTGGCTAGAGGTGATTAACACGATCCCTTCTTTGGTAGAGATACATTTGCCCTCTTGTGGacttgatttaatttctcatcAACTTGGCAGAGATACATTTGTCTTCCATGCCAACTTTTCTTCTCTTACTGTCCTAGAtctttctggaaattttcttggACACCTCATCCCTAGATGGATTTTCAGCCTTACTGCCCTTGCTTCCCTTGATTTAAGTTGGACCTCGTTCGAAGGTCCATTTCCCAGAAGTCCTTGGAACTTGACTTCCCTCCAGCACTTGGATCTTTCTTTCAATTATTTGAATTGTTCACTACCAGACGAGCTTATTCATCTTAACAATCTCATTTCTCTCAATCTTACGGAGAATCAATTCGAAGGCTTCTTGGATGGAATTTGGAATTGGAGTTCCCTAACATCTTTGGATCTATCATACAATAACTTCGCTACCTTTCTCCCAAGCCAATTATCAACTTTAACTGCCCTAATTTCACTTTATCTTCGCTCCAATCATTTTCGAGGTTCTATCCCAAGCTCTATTGCCAACATTTCCAACCTTCAATATCTTGATCTATCTGATAACAACCTTAGCTCCTCTTTACCAAGTGAAGTATTCACATCGAAGGACTTGATTACACTTGATGCAAGAGCTAATCACTTGAATGGTCCAATTCCAAGCACTGTTGGCAATTGTACCAAGCTAAAATACCTTGGGCTGAATGATAATGCTCTGTCTGGCTCAATTCCATCAAATTTAGGAAGATGTACCCAGCTCAAAGAACTTTTGCTAAATGATAATGCTCTATCTGGTTCAATTCCATCAAATTTAGGAAAACTGTCATCCTTGGAGTTCTGGGATGTATCTCGCAACAAACTCACCCGAACTCTTCCTGAAAGTCTTGGGCAGCTTTCCAAACTTAAAGAGCTTCGTATTTACGACAATTTAATGGAAGGCATTGTGAGTGAGAGTCACTTCGACAATCTTATAGCTTTAAGGTATTTTGATGCATCTGGAAACTCCTTGACCTTAAGAGTAAGTGCAAGTTGGATTCCTCGTGCCCAATTTGTAACACTTCGATTGGGCTCGTGGAAGCTTGGTCCCCAATTTCCTACATGGATTCGATCACAAAAAATCCTTTGGGATTTGAACTTGTCCCTTGCAGGAATTTCAAATACCATTCCACCTTGGTTATTCAACTCATCATTGCAATTTATAGACCTTTCTGACAATCAACTCCATG GAGGTCTCTTTCACATTTTGTGTGAAGTCCAGAATGAAAATCATGATCTTTTTTATCTGGATCTTGGGGAGAATTCTCTATCAGGAGAAATTCCTGACTGTTGGATGAATTATCCAAACTTGATTCACATCAACCTCAACAGCAATAACTTCACCGGAAGCATTCCAAGGTCATTGTTTCATTTGGAAGATCTAGAGTATTTAGGCTTGGGTAATAACAGTATCACTGGTCCGATGACCTTTGACTTTgtaaatcatgaataa